The genomic segment TATAGTCAGATTATTGAGATTCTATGATATAAGAAATTTAACTTTTCTCGTTGACTATAAGGCTGAGCAAATAATAAATTATTTTAATAATGGTGAGAGATTTGATGTTAATATAACATATGTTTATGATGATCCATCGCTTAAAGGGACTGCTGGCTCAATAATTAACGCCTACAGGAAGAATGCTTTGGGCAATAATAAAACCCTATTAATCTATTATGGTGATATCTTAACAAACATGAATATCCAAGACTTTTTAAGATTTCACTGGGAGAAGAATGCTATTGCTACACTTGCCCTTTCAAGCGGCTTCACAGTTAGGGTTGGTGTAGCTGATCTGGAGGCAGATGGGAGAATCTGCCGCTTCCAAGAGAAGCCTAAAATAGAGAAGCCTGTTAGCATAGCAATAGCGGCTATAGAGAGGGAGGCACTTGAAGAGATGAACAACATGGCAGATAATAAGAGTGAACTTGATTTCATGGGAGATGTAATACCACACCTAATAAGTGGCGGAATGGGGGTTTA from the Candidatus Bathyarchaeia archaeon genome contains:
- a CDS encoding nucleotidyltransferase family protein; this translates as MGDVRGVILCGGPGKRLRPITYYFQKAMIPIGKMQKPLLEYIVRLLRFYDIRNLTFLVDYKAEQIINYFNNGERFDVNITYVYDDPSLKGTAGSIINAYRKNALGNNKTLLIYYGDILTNMNIQDFLRFHWEKNAIATLALSSGFTVRVGVADLEADGRICRFQEKPKIEKPVSIAIAAIEREALEEMNNMADNKSELDFMGDVIPHLISGGMGVYGYLTNAFWYDVGSTEAYEKLEPEIVDKIFAFLYK